The following proteins are co-located in the Palaemon carinicauda isolate YSFRI2023 chromosome 3, ASM3689809v2, whole genome shotgun sequence genome:
- the LOC137636616 gene encoding uncharacterized protein gives LAPEFVVRGLEAGMGVTLKVHAINSKGQSASVSLEADIMKVAEKRMGPPEEVMVPPVVGAVVGGVGAVLVVVIVGVILTHYAHRAHVCTRGQKEDTPPNLTNVYAAGKAEAKEEEEAPGTTNPDVLLGTGTEEGMTQEVLTGPGHRCVEAVAVLQGNTRSGGVTTTLPHPKGLDVEYVEVMTQGPTTAVGGTLRQPRQDSVVYSSLAPQSYAYPVHHAHHHLGPQVPAGTTAALRDFGQYGSGGKNGRGGERSGMVTTTSLHDLAGAVHSIHGGHHPSMTPTLRRDDGVSVYGTLRRGGDRSAGPTGPGPHPHAVGTFLASSHQESAV, from the exons CCTAGCTCCAGAGTTCGTCGTGAGAGGCCTGGAAGCTGGAATGGGGGTCACCCTTAAAGTTCACGCCATCAACAGCAAAGGACAGAGTGCCTCTGTTAGTCTGGAAGCCGATATCATGAAGGTGGCCGAGAAGCGAATGG GTCCACCGGAGGAGGTGATGGTCCCCCCGGTGGTAGGGGCTGTAGTAGGAGGTGTAGGGGCCGTGTTAGTTGTGGTCATTGTGGGGGTCATTCTGACGCACTACGCCCACCGCGCCCACGTGTGCACTCGGGGCCAGAAGGAGGATACCCCGCCAAACCTGACGAACGTCTACGCCGCAGGGAAAGCGGAAGCCAAGGAAGAGGAGGAGGCCCCTGGCACCACTAACCCGGATGTCCTTCTGGGAACAG GCACAGAGGAAGGAATGACCCAGGAAGTGCTGACGGGGCCAGGCCATCGCTGCGTTGAGGCTGTGGCAGTCCTGCAGGGAAACACTAGGTCAGGAGGTGTTACTACCACTCTCCCGCACCCTAAG GGTCTGGATGTCGAATACGTTGAGGTGATGACCCAAGGACCAACAACTGCTGTGGGAGGTACCCTTCGCCAGCCCCGCCAGGACTCTGTGGTCTACAGCAGCCTAGCTCCCCAGTCCTACGCATATCCAGTGCATCACGCCCACCACCACCTAGGGCCTCAGGTTCCAGCAGGCACTACCGCTGCCCTCAGAGACTTCGGACAATACGGCAGCGGCGGGAAGAACGGAAGAGGAGGCGAACGAAGCGGCATGGTGACGACGACATCCCTTCATGACCTGGCAGGTGCTGTGCATTCCATTCACGGAGGTCACCACCCGTCCATGACTCCGACGCTCCGGCGGGACGATGGGGTCAGCGTCTACGGCACCCTTCGCCGCGGAGGAGACCGTAGCGCTGGACCTACCGGGCCGGGACCGCATCCCCATGCGGTGGGGACCTTCCTGGCAAGCAGCCACCAGGAGAGCGCTGTATAG